One genomic window of Niveibacterium sp. SC-1 includes the following:
- the coaE gene encoding dephospho-CoA kinase (Dephospho-CoA kinase (CoaE) performs the final step in coenzyme A biosynthesis.), with translation MIVGLTGGIGSGKSAVADAFAALGAGIVDTDVIARGLTLADGAAMLAIREHFGAGVVAADGSLDRGAMRRLAFGDPDARKRLEAILHPMIRAASSAQVRAHGQAPYVLLVVPLLVESGDYRSRCDRVAVVDCPESLQIERVMRRNGLAREEVEAILAAQASRAERLAAADDVIDNSGSLDALQQQVSLLDARYRRPA, from the coding sequence ATGATCGTCGGCCTCACGGGTGGCATCGGCAGCGGCAAGAGCGCCGTCGCCGACGCCTTCGCCGCGCTGGGCGCCGGCATCGTGGATACCGACGTGATCGCGCGCGGGCTGACCCTCGCGGATGGCGCGGCAATGCTGGCGATCCGGGAACACTTCGGCGCCGGAGTCGTAGCCGCCGACGGAAGTCTGGACCGGGGGGCGATGCGTCGCCTGGCGTTCGGCGATCCGGATGCGCGCAAGCGCCTGGAGGCGATCCTGCATCCGATGATCCGCGCGGCAAGCAGTGCCCAGGTGCGCGCGCACGGGCAAGCGCCCTATGTGCTCCTGGTCGTGCCCCTGCTGGTGGAGTCGGGCGACTACCGTTCGCGCTGCGACCGGGTGGCGGTGGTGGACTGCCCGGAATCCCTGCAGATCGAGCGCGTCATGCGGCGCAACGGGCTCGCTCGGGAAGAGGTCGAGGCGATCCTCGCCGCGCAGGCAAGCCGTGCCGAACGCCTCGCCGCGGCCGACGATGTGATCGACAACAGTGGCTCGCTTGATGCGCTGCAGCAGCAAGTTTCCTTGCTGGACGCGCGTTACCGGCGCCCCGCCTGA
- a CDS encoding SPOR domain-containing protein: MSLLRPLFFLLIVANLLLVFFNMTRFDRAPGGEPDRLSSQLYPEKIKLVAADVAAAAAPRAVASAAVEDKPAAETPAPEPTASTPAPAVTLACVRWTGVTRAQADDVLAKARAAGFTANEEAASGASSWWVHIPPQTDRASAEKKAGELQRLGISDFFIVNDAGANQNAISLGLYKSSESAQRALEQLKTKGVQSARITERAASGMRIEVTGPADKLAGFSSDSSARLTGAARSNCAPQR; encoded by the coding sequence ATGAGCCTGCTGCGTCCCCTGTTCTTCCTGCTGATCGTCGCCAACCTGCTGTTGGTCTTCTTCAATATGACGCGCTTCGATCGCGCGCCCGGCGGCGAACCGGACCGGCTTTCCAGCCAGCTCTATCCGGAGAAGATCAAGCTTGTCGCGGCCGACGTGGCGGCTGCCGCGGCGCCGCGCGCGGTCGCGAGCGCGGCCGTGGAAGACAAGCCCGCTGCCGAGACTCCCGCACCGGAGCCCACCGCCAGCACGCCGGCGCCGGCCGTTACCCTGGCCTGCGTTCGTTGGACCGGCGTGACCCGCGCCCAGGCCGACGATGTGCTGGCCAAGGCGCGCGCCGCGGGCTTCACCGCGAATGAAGAAGCCGCGAGCGGCGCTTCCTCCTGGTGGGTGCACATCCCGCCGCAGACCGACCGCGCCAGCGCCGAGAAGAAAGCCGGGGAGCTGCAGCGGCTGGGCATCTCGGATTTCTTCATCGTCAACGACGCGGGCGCGAACCAGAACGCGATCTCCCTGGGTCTGTACAAGAGCTCCGAATCCGCCCAACGCGCGCTCGAGCAACTCAAGACCAAGGGCGTGCAGAGCGCGCGCATCACGGAACGCGCCGCGAGCGGCATGCGGATCGAAGTCACCGGTCCGGCCGACAAGCTCGCCGGTTTTTCCAGCGACAGCTCGGCTCGCCTGACCGGCGCGGCACGCAGCAATTGCGCGCCGCAGCGCTGA
- a CDS encoding NAD(P)-binding protein, with protein MKRRDFLLGAAAMGVGACRPQQEPPLPPTTWIADAAPRGHRLRDGVGVVAATETLRTKVLIAGAGIGGLSAAWWLDQRGVDDYLLLEMLGESGGNARAGRNAISEFPLAAHYLPLPTRESASLRELLAQLGAIESDPQGERPRYAEHLLCAAPQERLYIHGHWQDGLVPEAGLAAREREQIRRFHDRMQALAAPRGGRKPFALPSHLGAADADLLALDRLSMRDWMLAEGFDSPALHWYVDYACRDDYGTHAARTSAWAGIHYFASRDGLGERAAADEVLTAAGGNAWIARGLAARVSGRLRSGHTVLSATREREGWSVLVATAAGSMLRVVAQNVIWAGPLFVAALVLGGLPEAALGYARGLEYAPWVLAQLSLREMPQDRQGAPLSWDNVFYGSGALGYAVATHQNFRLRPAPSVWTWYCALDDLPAREARRRLLADEPGTWARRALQDMAQAHPDIAAHVQRIDCVRHGHAMCRPMPGFLTAAGRAWFAQGEADLQFAHADVSGFSLCEEAHDRGVRAAERIARRLRGPSPLADLLGGDVGRWGALP; from the coding sequence GTGAAGCGTCGCGACTTCCTGCTCGGTGCCGCCGCGATGGGTGTCGGCGCCTGTCGCCCGCAGCAGGAACCACCCCTGCCGCCCACGACCTGGATCGCCGACGCTGCGCCGCGCGGTCACCGTCTGCGCGATGGCGTGGGAGTGGTCGCAGCGACCGAAACGCTGCGCACCAAGGTGCTCATCGCGGGTGCCGGCATTGGCGGTTTGTCGGCCGCCTGGTGGCTGGATCAACGGGGTGTCGACGACTACCTGCTGCTGGAGATGCTCGGCGAGTCGGGCGGCAATGCACGCGCCGGGCGCAACGCGATTTCCGAGTTCCCGCTCGCCGCGCATTACCTGCCGCTGCCCACGCGCGAGAGCGCCAGCCTGCGCGAACTGCTCGCCCAACTCGGGGCGATCGAATCCGATCCGCAGGGCGAGCGGCCCCGGTATGCGGAGCACCTGCTCTGCGCCGCGCCGCAAGAGCGTCTCTATATCCACGGACACTGGCAGGACGGTCTCGTGCCGGAGGCCGGACTCGCGGCGCGCGAGCGCGAGCAGATCCGCCGCTTCCACGATCGCATGCAGGCGCTCGCGGCGCCGCGCGGTGGGCGCAAACCGTTCGCCCTGCCTTCGCACCTGGGCGCGGCCGATGCGGACCTGCTCGCGCTGGACCGCCTCTCGATGCGCGACTGGATGCTGGCCGAAGGCTTCGACAGTCCTGCCCTGCACTGGTACGTCGACTACGCCTGTCGCGATGACTACGGCACCCATGCCGCGCGCACTTCCGCCTGGGCCGGCATCCATTACTTCGCCTCGCGCGACGGGCTGGGCGAGCGCGCCGCGGCCGACGAAGTGCTCACTGCGGCCGGCGGCAACGCCTGGATCGCGCGCGGTCTTGCCGCGCGAGTCAGCGGCCGTCTGCGCTCCGGCCATACGGTCCTGAGCGCGACGCGCGAGCGCGAGGGCTGGTCCGTGCTGGTTGCGACCGCTGCGGGCAGCATGCTGCGCGTCGTCGCGCAGAACGTGATCTGGGCCGGCCCGCTCTTCGTAGCGGCGCTCGTCCTTGGCGGCCTGCCGGAGGCGGCGCTGGGCTATGCGCGCGGCCTTGAGTACGCGCCCTGGGTGCTGGCGCAGCTGAGCCTGCGCGAGATGCCGCAGGACCGGCAGGGCGCGCCGCTGTCCTGGGATAACGTGTTCTATGGCAGCGGTGCACTCGGCTACGCCGTCGCCACCCACCAGAACTTCCGCCTGCGGCCCGCGCCCAGCGTGTGGACCTGGTATTGCGCGCTCGACGATCTTCCGGCGCGCGAGGCGCGTCGTCGCCTGCTCGCCGATGAACCCGGGACCTGGGCGCGGCGCGCGCTGCAGGACATGGCGCAGGCGCACCCGGATATCGCGGCGCATGTCCAACGGATCGACTGCGTGCGCCACGGCCACGCGATGTGTCGCCCCATGCCCGGATTCCTTACCGCCGCGGGACGTGCCTGGTTCGCGCAGGGCGAGGCCGACTTGCAGTTCGCCCATGCGGACGTGAGTGGCTTTTCACTTTGCGAGGAGGCGCATGACCGCGGCGTGCGCGCGGCCGAGCGGATCGCCCGCCGCCTGCGTGGCCCTTCTCCCCTGGCGGACCTGCTGGGCGGGGATGTTGGCCGATGGGGGGCTCTGCCATAA
- the clsB gene encoding cardiolipin synthase ClsB, translating into MPLRFYAGNEVELLESGAGYFPALIAAIDDAQREIHLQTYIFTRDATGAEVIRALVRAAQRGVKVCVMVDGFGGRDFEQTIAPELLAAGAQVLIYRREAGGLKFRRHRLRRLHRKVTVVDRSLAFVGGINIIDDLNNPTPMQPRFDYAVRVRGPVLAPIVVSTLRIWWLLAWASLKARPSWREIDPADFVRAGAVRAAFVVRDNLRNRRAIEEAYLDAIGGAREEILLACAYFLPGRRFRTALERAAERGVKVTLLLQGRVEYRILHYATRALYERLLEKGVRIFEYQASFLHAKVGVIDGDWATVGSSNIDPFSLLLSREANLVVRDQAFAARLRQSLQAAMQVDARELLHADWLRSSRWERWISALAYGFLRRAMGLLGLDRRDVGTQ; encoded by the coding sequence ATGCCCCTACGGTTCTACGCGGGGAACGAAGTCGAACTGCTCGAATCGGGTGCCGGCTATTTTCCGGCGCTGATCGCCGCCATCGACGACGCGCAGCGCGAGATCCATCTCCAGACCTACATCTTCACCCGCGATGCCACGGGCGCCGAGGTGATTCGCGCCCTCGTGCGGGCGGCGCAGCGCGGGGTCAAGGTCTGCGTGATGGTCGACGGTTTCGGCGGGCGCGACTTCGAACAGACGATCGCGCCCGAACTCCTGGCCGCCGGCGCGCAGGTCCTGATCTACCGGCGCGAGGCCGGTGGCCTGAAATTCCGTCGTCATCGGCTGCGCCGCCTGCACCGCAAGGTCACCGTCGTTGATCGTTCGCTCGCCTTCGTGGGCGGCATCAACATCATCGATGACCTCAACAACCCGACGCCCATGCAGCCCCGTTTCGACTATGCCGTTCGCGTACGGGGGCCGGTGCTCGCGCCGATCGTCGTCAGCACCCTGCGTATCTGGTGGCTGCTGGCCTGGGCGAGCCTCAAGGCGCGGCCGTCATGGCGTGAGATCGATCCCGCCGACTTCGTCCGCGCGGGCGCCGTGCGGGCGGCCTTCGTCGTGCGCGACAATCTGCGTAATCGCCGCGCGATCGAGGAGGCCTATCTCGACGCCATCGGCGGGGCGCGCGAAGAGATCCTGCTCGCCTGCGCCTACTTCCTTCCCGGCCGGCGCTTTCGCACCGCGCTGGAGCGGGCAGCGGAACGCGGGGTGAAGGTCACGCTCTTGCTGCAGGGGCGCGTCGAGTACCGCATCCTGCACTACGCGACGCGTGCGCTCTACGAGCGCCTGCTGGAAAAAGGCGTGCGCATCTTCGAGTATCAGGCGAGCTTCCTGCACGCCAAGGTGGGCGTCATCGACGGCGACTGGGCGACGGTCGGCTCCTCGAACATCGACCCTTTCAGCCTGCTGCTCTCGCGCGAAGCGAACCTGGTGGTGCGCGACCAGGCCTTCGCCGCCCGCTTGAGACAGAGCCTGCAGGCGGCGATGCAGGTCGATGCACGCGAGCTCCTGCATGCCGACTGGTTGCGCAGCTCGCGCTGGGAGCGCTGGATCAGCGCGCTGGCCTACGGTTTCCTGCGCCGCGCGATGGGCCTGCTGGGCCTCGATCGCCGCGACGTCGGCACGCAATGA
- a CDS encoding endonuclease/exonuclease/phosphatase family protein has translation MTRLRICSYNIHKGFSQFNRRMMVHELREGLRRVDPDLIFLQEVQGLHLRHAEQHPEWPALPQHEFIAEGVWPQTAYGGNAVHQHGHHGNALVSRLPILQADNQDISLTQLERRGLLHCEIGLPDGTALHAICVHISLTENQRKRQLASLAERVQEHIPRDAPVIIAGDFNDWQSRANPWFASQLGMGEVFTSLKGGPARSFPCRLPLLTLDRIYIRGLRPLTAEVLGGRQWARISDHAPLLAELERA, from the coding sequence ATGACCCGACTTCGCATCTGCAGCTACAACATCCACAAAGGCTTCTCGCAGTTCAACCGTCGCATGATGGTGCACGAGCTGCGGGAGGGCCTGCGCCGGGTCGATCCCGACCTGATCTTCCTGCAGGAGGTGCAGGGCCTGCACCTGCGGCATGCGGAGCAACATCCCGAGTGGCCGGCGCTGCCGCAGCACGAGTTCATCGCCGAGGGCGTGTGGCCGCAGACGGCCTACGGCGGCAACGCGGTGCACCAGCACGGCCATCATGGCAACGCATTGGTGTCGCGGCTGCCCATCCTGCAGGCCGACAACCAGGACATCAGCCTCACGCAGCTTGAGCGGCGCGGCCTTCTGCATTGTGAGATCGGATTGCCGGACGGCACGGCCTTGCATGCGATCTGCGTGCATATCTCGCTCACCGAGAACCAGCGCAAACGCCAGCTCGCGAGCCTTGCCGAACGTGTGCAGGAGCACATTCCGCGCGACGCGCCGGTGATCATCGCGGGCGACTTCAACGACTGGCAGAGCCGCGCCAACCCCTGGTTCGCGAGCCAGCTCGGAATGGGCGAAGTCTTTACCAGCCTCAAGGGTGGGCCTGCCCGCAGCTTCCCCTGTCGGCTGCCGCTGCTCACCCTCGATCGCATCTACATCCGCGGGCTGCGTCCGCTCACGGCCGAAGTGCTGGGCGGCCGACAGTGGGCGCGCATCTCGGATCACGCGCCTCTGCTCGCCGAGCTCGAACGCGCCTGA
- the nadA gene encoding quinolinate synthase NadA, whose translation MQVAPISFDRFNVLQDEEAQQRILAARAKLGRKAVLLVHHYQRADVYRHADLTGDSLRLSHLAGQSDAEYIVFCGVHFMAEVADILSKPEQISILPDLAAGCSMADMANLAKVERCWRELTEVLGESPDQSFTPVTYINSAADLKAFCGEHGGIVCTSSNARTILDWSFAQRPKVLFFPDQHLGRWTGHQMGIPLEDMKVWDPDLEYGGLTPEEIKSAKMLLWKGHCSVHQMFQPAHILRWRNKHPDGIVISHPESPFEVCRQSDHVGSTEHIIKTIKAAPSGTRWLVGTELNLVSRLAEEVKAEGKIVEFMSPTVCMCSTMQRIDPQHLAWTLENLAEGNVVNRISVPEHEARQAKLSLDRMLAVS comes from the coding sequence ATGCAAGTCGCCCCCATCAGTTTCGATCGCTTCAACGTACTTCAGGACGAAGAAGCGCAACAACGCATTCTCGCCGCGCGTGCCAAGCTGGGCCGCAAGGCCGTCCTGCTGGTGCACCACTACCAGCGTGCCGACGTGTATCGGCATGCCGACCTCACCGGCGACTCGCTGCGGCTGTCGCACCTGGCCGGGCAGTCCGACGCCGAGTACATCGTGTTCTGCGGCGTTCACTTCATGGCTGAGGTGGCGGACATTCTGTCCAAGCCCGAACAGATCTCGATCCTCCCGGACCTCGCGGCCGGCTGCTCGATGGCCGACATGGCCAACCTCGCGAAGGTGGAGCGCTGCTGGCGGGAGCTGACCGAAGTGCTGGGCGAATCACCCGACCAGTCCTTCACGCCGGTCACCTACATCAACTCGGCCGCCGATCTGAAGGCCTTCTGCGGCGAGCACGGCGGAATCGTCTGCACCTCTTCGAACGCCCGCACCATCCTGGACTGGAGTTTCGCGCAGCGTCCCAAGGTCCTGTTCTTCCCCGACCAGCACCTGGGTCGCTGGACCGGCCACCAGATGGGCATCCCGCTGGAAGACATGAAGGTCTGGGATCCGGACCTGGAGTACGGCGGCCTCACGCCCGAGGAGATCAAGAGCGCGAAGATGCTGCTCTGGAAGGGCCACTGTTCGGTGCACCAGATGTTCCAGCCGGCCCACATCCTGCGCTGGCGCAACAAGCATCCGGACGGCATTGTGATCTCGCATCCGGAAAGCCCTTTCGAAGTCTGCCGCCAGTCCGACCACGTCGGTTCGACCGAGCACATCATCAAGACCATCAAGGCCGCGCCCTCGGGCACGCGCTGGTTGGTCGGCACCGAGCTCAATCTGGTGAGCCGCCTGGCCGAAGAGGTGAAGGCCGAGGGCAAGATCGTCGAGTTCATGTCGCCGACCGTGTGCATGTGTTCGACCATGCAGCGCATCGATCCGCAACACCTGGCCTGGACCCTGGAGAACCTCGCCGAGGGCAACGTGGTCAATCGGATCTCTGTCCCGGAACACGAGGCGCGACAGGCCAAGCTCTCGCTCGACCGCATGCTGGCGGTGTCCTGA
- a CDS encoding rhodanese-like domain-containing protein, whose translation MGQLSEILALARERAEKMGLPYAGALTPHEAQSVLERAPGAKLVDVRTRAELEWVGRVLGSVEIEWNSWPAGERNPNFLAQLQHQVDPEAVVLFLCRSGARSHNAAVLAQGAGYSACYNVLEGFEGDRDAHGQRGHIGGWRHAGLPWVQG comes from the coding sequence ATGGGTCAATTGAGCGAGATCCTCGCGCTGGCGCGAGAGCGTGCCGAAAAGATGGGCTTGCCCTATGCGGGCGCCCTGACGCCCCACGAGGCACAATCTGTTCTCGAGCGTGCGCCGGGGGCAAAGCTGGTCGATGTCCGCACCCGCGCCGAACTGGAATGGGTTGGCCGGGTTCTGGGGTCCGTGGAGATCGAGTGGAACTCCTGGCCCGCGGGCGAGCGCAACCCGAATTTCCTGGCGCAACTGCAACACCAGGTCGATCCGGAGGCCGTAGTCCTCTTCCTGTGTCGCAGTGGCGCCCGTTCGCACAACGCCGCCGTGCTCGCGCAGGGCGCCGGTTACAGTGCGTGCTACAACGTGCTCGAAGGTTTCGAGGGCGATCGCGACGCTCACGGGCAACGTGGCCACATCGGCGGCTGGCGTCATGCCGGGCTGCCGTGGGTACAAGGCTGA
- the glnA gene encoding type I glutamate--ammonia ligase: MSLSQQDVMKLVKENEVKFVDFRFTDTKGKEQHVGVPISAFGDEKFTDGHAFDGSSIAGWKGIQASDMLLMPDPATAYIDPFFDETTLVLTCDVIEPSDGKGYDRDPRSIANRAEAYLKSSGLGDTAYFGPEPEFFIFDAVEWKTDMSGSYVKIHAEEAAWSSSEKFEGGNTGHRPAVKGGYFPVPPVDSANDMRAQMCLLLEACGLPVEVHHHEVATAGQNEIGTKFNTLVRRADQTQLLKYIVHNVAHQYGKTATFMPKPIVGDNGSGMHVHQSIWKDGKNLFAGNGYAGLSEFALYYIGGIIKHAKALNAITNPLTNSYKRLVPHYEAPVKLAYSAKNRSASIRIPFVNSDKARRIETRFPDPGANPYLCFAALMMAGLDGVQNKIHPGDPADKNLYDLPPEEDAKIPTVCASLEEALEALRADHEFLTRGGVFSEDWIQSYLDLKMEDVNRLRMTTTPVEFEMYYSV, translated from the coding sequence ATGTCCCTGTCTCAGCAAGACGTCATGAAGTTGGTCAAGGAGAACGAGGTCAAGTTCGTTGACTTCCGTTTCACCGACACCAAGGGCAAAGAACAACACGTTGGCGTCCCGATCAGCGCTTTTGGTGATGAGAAGTTCACCGATGGCCATGCCTTCGACGGCTCCTCGATCGCCGGCTGGAAAGGCATCCAAGCTTCGGACATGCTGCTGATGCCGGACCCGGCGACTGCCTACATTGACCCGTTCTTCGACGAGACGACCCTGGTCCTGACCTGCGACGTGATCGAACCGTCCGACGGCAAGGGCTACGACCGCGATCCGCGCTCCATCGCCAACCGCGCCGAGGCTTACCTCAAGAGCAGCGGCCTGGGCGACACCGCCTACTTCGGCCCGGAACCCGAATTCTTCATCTTCGACGCCGTCGAGTGGAAGACGGACATGTCCGGCTCTTACGTGAAGATTCACGCAGAAGAAGCCGCCTGGTCGTCGAGCGAGAAGTTCGAAGGCGGCAACACGGGCCACCGCCCCGCCGTCAAGGGTGGCTATTTCCCGGTTCCCCCGGTCGATTCCGCCAACGACATGCGCGCCCAGATGTGTCTGCTGCTGGAAGCCTGTGGCCTGCCGGTCGAAGTGCACCACCACGAAGTGGCTACGGCCGGCCAGAACGAAATCGGCACCAAGTTCAACACCCTGGTTCGCCGCGCTGACCAGACCCAGCTGCTCAAGTACATCGTGCACAACGTCGCGCACCAGTACGGCAAGACCGCGACCTTCATGCCCAAGCCCATCGTTGGCGACAACGGTTCCGGCATGCACGTGCACCAGTCGATCTGGAAGGACGGCAAGAACCTGTTCGCGGGTAACGGCTACGCCGGCCTGTCGGAATTCGCGCTGTACTACATCGGCGGCATCATCAAGCACGCCAAGGCGCTCAACGCGATCACCAACCCGCTGACCAACTCGTACAAGCGTCTGGTGCCGCACTACGAAGCACCGGTGAAGCTGGCCTACTCGGCCAAGAACCGTTCGGCTTCGATCCGCATCCCCTTCGTCAACAGCGACAAGGCCCGCCGTATCGAAACCCGCTTCCCGGATCCGGGCGCGAACCCGTACCTGTGCTTCGCCGCGCTGATGATGGCCGGCCTGGACGGCGTGCAGAACAAGATCCACCCGGGCGACCCGGCCGACAAGAACCTGTACGACCTGCCGCCGGAAGAAGACGCGAAGATCCCGACCGTCTGCGCCAGCCTCGAAGAGGCCCTGGAAGCCCTGCGCGCCGATCACGAGTTCCTGACCCGTGGCGGCGTGTTCAGCGAAGACTGGATCCAGTCCTACCTCGACCTGAAGATGGAAGACGTGAACCGTCTGCGCATGACGACCACCCCGGTCGAGTTCGAGATGTACTACTCGGTGTAA
- a CDS encoding DUF4124 domain-containing protein translates to MTPRSLLLPVLLLTTGNAYADIFKCTDPASGRVTYTNSKVGEKGCELLSKDQAVSTVPNRNGGSSAKSATPTDFPRVDSNTQRSRDNDRRRILETELDNERQLLADAKKELADQEAVRNGGEKNYARVQERLKPFQDKVGLHERNIAAIEKEIGNLR, encoded by the coding sequence ATGACGCCGAGATCGCTGCTTCTGCCCGTTCTGTTGCTGACGACCGGCAACGCCTACGCCGACATCTTCAAGTGCACCGACCCCGCTTCGGGCCGGGTGACCTACACCAATAGCAAGGTGGGCGAAAAAGGTTGCGAGCTCCTGTCCAAGGACCAGGCCGTCTCCACGGTTCCCAATCGCAACGGCGGCTCCAGCGCCAAAAGCGCGACGCCTACCGACTTCCCGCGGGTGGATTCGAATACCCAGCGTTCGCGCGACAACGACCGTCGCCGCATTCTCGAAACCGAACTCGACAACGAACGCCAGCTGCTCGCCGACGCCAAGAAGGAACTGGCTGACCAGGAGGCCGTGCGCAATGGCGGCGAAAAGAACTATGCGCGCGTGCAGGAGCGGCTCAAACCCTTCCAGGACAAGGTCGGGCTGCATGAGCGCAACATCGCCGCGATCGAGAAGGAAATCGGCAACCTGAGGTAG
- the glnL gene encoding nitrogen regulation protein NR(II), with amino-acid sequence MKSADPAHKHPDHPERDPHTAGLELLASAVILLDAKRVIRYINPAAENLFELSARQAIGLAITDFLGDPAGLAAALNNALVNDWSYTGQNLVLNRPGHDTLHVDCTATPVDVAGARLLMEFRPIDAQLKVVREERLIEQQQANRELIRNLAHEIKNPLGGIRGSAQLLERELHDPQHKEFTQVIIAEADRLQDLMHRLLNSHRAMQPAPLNIHEVLERVLRLIAAEFPGVHVQRDYDLSLPELTGDREQLIQTVLNIARNAAQALEGQGEIVLRTRAARQVTLAKRRFRLALELQVIDNGPGIPEQIRDRIFYPLVTGRDGGSGLGLSIAQSFVEQHQGMIDVESEPGHTCFIVRLPIGEASPQ; translated from the coding sequence ATGAAAAGCGCCGACCCCGCACACAAACACCCGGATCATCCAGAGCGCGATCCCCACACCGCCGGCCTCGAGCTCCTCGCTTCGGCCGTGATCCTGCTCGACGCCAAGCGGGTGATCCGCTACATCAATCCGGCCGCGGAAAACCTCTTCGAGCTGAGCGCCCGCCAGGCCATCGGCCTGGCCATCACCGACTTCCTCGGTGACCCGGCCGGGCTGGCCGCAGCCCTGAACAACGCGCTGGTCAACGACTGGAGCTACACCGGCCAGAACCTCGTTCTGAACCGACCGGGGCACGACACCCTTCATGTCGATTGCACTGCCACGCCAGTCGACGTGGCCGGCGCGCGCCTGCTGATGGAGTTCCGTCCCATCGACGCGCAACTGAAGGTCGTGCGCGAGGAGCGCCTGATCGAACAGCAGCAGGCCAATCGCGAACTCATCCGCAACCTCGCACACGAGATCAAGAACCCGCTGGGCGGTATCCGCGGTTCGGCGCAGTTGCTCGAGCGCGAGCTGCATGACCCGCAGCACAAGGAATTCACGCAGGTGATCATCGCCGAGGCCGACCGGCTGCAGGACCTGATGCATCGCCTGCTCAACTCGCATCGCGCGATGCAACCCGCGCCTCTGAACATCCACGAAGTGCTCGAACGCGTACTGCGCCTGATCGCGGCCGAGTTCCCGGGCGTCCACGTACAGCGCGACTACGACCTGAGCTTGCCCGAGCTCACGGGCGATCGCGAGCAGTTGATCCAGACGGTGCTCAACATCGCGCGCAACGCGGCGCAGGCGCTGGAGGGTCAAGGCGAGATCGTGTTGCGCACGCGCGCGGCACGCCAGGTCACGCTCGCCAAGCGCCGCTTCCGTCTGGCACTGGAATTGCAAGTGATCGACAACGGCCCGGGCATCCCGGAGCAGATCCGTGACCGCATCTTCTATCCGCTGGTCACCGGTCGCGACGGCGGCAGCGGGCTGGGCCTGTCGATCGCGCAGAGCTTCGTCGAACAGCACCAGGGCATGATCGACGTGGAAAGCGAGCCGGGCCACACCTGCTTCATCGTGCGGCTTCCGATCGGCGAGGCCAGTCCGCAGTAA